The Williamsoniiplasma somnilux genome includes a window with the following:
- a CDS encoding MG406 family protein gives MNRLKKLNKAELMVYALLVITNLISLIVLLVLVGTKTIQWNWITGYLLGATAAMLAIFVMKKAVAQLMKTENHYLYYFMYVVRVGIYMIPLLLAFLFKGTPFYIMGVLIGLVPVILFPFFNGILLKQNSLYLDK, from the coding sequence GTGAATAGGTTAAAAAAACTGAATAAGGCTGAATTGATGGTTTATGCTTTATTGGTTATAACTAATTTAATATCTTTAATAGTTTTGTTGGTCTTGGTTGGCACCAAAACTATTCAATGAAATTGAATTACTGGTTATTTGTTAGGTGCAACAGCGGCAATGTTGGCAATCTTTGTAATGAAGAAAGCTGTTGCCCAGTTAATGAAAACAGAAAACCATTATTTATATTACTTTATGTATGTTGTGCGCGTTGGTATTTATATGATTCCATTACTATTAGCGTTCTTATTTAAAGGAACACCATTTTATATTATGGGAGTTTTAATTGGCCTTGTGCCGGTTATTTTATTTCCGTTTTTTAATGGAATTTTATTAAAACAAAATTCCCTTTATTTAGATAAATAA